In a single window of the Streptomyces sp. HUAS ZL42 genome:
- a CDS encoding class I SAM-dependent methyltransferase: MRLITAYEGALGDHFAGSATDGPYNAHTDRPAMSAQAGDVTGLHGLDVGRGAGHYVAELRARGAAEVVGVEGSATLLRHAHDRAGGDAGVTLHHHDLEEPLAFLSDDSFDLAVMALVHHHLEARTLLLAELHRVLRPGGTPLVSTVHPTAD, from the coding sequence ATGCGCCTCATTACCGCCTACGAGGGAGCCCTCGGCGACCACTTCGCCGGGTCGGCCACCGACGGTCCGTACAACGCTCACACCGACAGGCCCGCCATGTCCGCCCAGGCCGGCGACGTCACCGGCCTGCACGGCCTGGACGTCGGTCGCGGCGCCGGGCACTACGTCGCCGAACTGCGGGCACGGGGGGCCGCCGAGGTGGTCGGCGTCGAGGGCAGCGCGACGCTGCTGCGTCATGCCCACGACCGGGCCGGCGGCGACGCGGGCGTCACGCTGCACCACCATGACCTGGAGGAACCGCTCGCTTTCCTGTCAGACGACTCGTTCGACCTTGCTGTGATGGCGCTGGTGCACCACCACTTGGAGGCCCGCACGCTGTTGCTGGCCGAACTGCACCGCGTGCTGCGTCCCGGCGGGACGCCGCTGGTGTCCACGGTCCACCCGACGGCTGATTGA